The following proteins come from a genomic window of Acetivibrio cellulolyticus CD2:
- a CDS encoding cohesin domain-containing protein: MTKKPPAKRVVFLEIKESIFGDLHLDPVYPIINSGMVTIFATPTDIKVNIGSIEGKVGDLVTIPISFVNVSPYEIETVDMIITYDPTQLEYVSGEAGPLIKEAKLEYGVNKKSDGKIEIFTFDPFMGECYINSDGVLANLIFKITGNSDKTPIKINNASFADRSFNILITTLNDGIVYIHNSEVPTQDAYKFSGYIEPDFLVSTATGPKARQGFIVKLEGTAFYALADTNGYFEIKDVPAGTYNIKISKPCYLTRKITNISVNSDKELSTQSAPISLWTGDVKEDGAINMEDIITISKSFNSNAGEWLVNKINSGT, translated from the coding sequence ATGACAAAAAAACCACCTGCAAAGAGGGTGGTTTTCTTAGAAATAAAAGAATCTATATTTGGTGATCTACATTTAGATCCTGTATATCCGATAATTAATTCCGGTATGGTGACAATTTTTGCAACTCCCACAGACATTAAGGTTAATATCGGTTCAATTGAAGGAAAAGTTGGTGATCTTGTGACAATACCAATAAGTTTTGTTAATGTTTCTCCTTATGAAATCGAAACGGTTGATATGATAATCACCTATGATCCGACTCAATTGGAGTATGTTTCAGGAGAAGCTGGGCCATTAATTAAAGAAGCTAAATTAGAATATGGAGTAAACAAGAAAAGTGATGGAAAAATAGAAATTTTCACTTTTGATCCCTTTATGGGAGAATGCTATATCAACTCGGACGGAGTACTTGCAAACCTTATCTTTAAAATAACAGGTAACTCAGATAAAACTCCTATTAAAATAAATAATGCCTCTTTTGCTGATCGCTCATTTAATATTTTAATTACTACACTTAATGATGGAATAGTTTATATCCACAATTCTGAAGTGCCAACACAAGATGCTTATAAGTTTTCAGGCTATATTGAACCGGATTTTCTAGTGAGTACTGCAACAGGACCAAAGGCAAGACAAGGGTTTATAGTTAAACTGGAGGGAACTGCTTTTTATGCTTTAGCTGACACTAACGGATATTTTGAAATAAAAGATGTACCTGCCGGAACCTATAACATTAAAATTTCAAAACCTTGTTATCTTACAAGGAAGATAACCAATATTTCTGTAAATTCAGATAAGGAGCTGTCAACACAGTCAGCACCGATATCATTATGGACTGGTGACGTTAAGGAAGACGGTGCAATAAATATGGAAGATATAATTACAATATCCAAATCCTTCAACAGCAATGCAGGTGAATGGTTAGTGAACAAGATAAACTCCGGCACATGA
- a CDS encoding amino acid ABC transporter permease, with translation MKLIMLLCDGMVVSIELFLLTLIFALPLGLIISFGRRAKNRIISAIAGIYISIMRGTPLMLQLVVVYFGPYYVFGGKIDRFPAAVIALVLNYAAYFAEIFRGGIDSIPKGQYEAGEVLGFTKVQVFFKIVLPQVVKRILPAISNEVITLVKDTALVTAIGVAEMFKAANNEMTRIGSMQPVFVAGVFYYVMNLIIAKLFEFAEKKLNYYR, from the coding sequence ATGAAGCTGATTATGCTTTTATGTGATGGAATGGTTGTATCCATAGAGCTTTTTTTGCTGACTTTGATTTTCGCTCTTCCTTTAGGCCTTATTATTTCTTTTGGCAGGAGAGCAAAAAATAGAATAATTAGTGCTATTGCAGGTATATACATATCTATCATGAGAGGCACTCCACTTATGTTGCAATTAGTTGTCGTATACTTCGGACCATATTATGTTTTTGGTGGAAAGATTGATAGATTTCCAGCTGCTGTAATTGCTTTAGTTCTTAATTATGCTGCATATTTTGCTGAGATATTCAGAGGCGGAATAGATTCTATACCAAAGGGCCAGTATGAAGCAGGGGAAGTTTTAGGTTTCACCAAGGTGCAGGTGTTTTTCAAGATAGTACTCCCACAAGTTGTAAAGAGAATATTGCCTGCAATAAGTAATGAGGTTATAACTTTAGTAAAGGATACTGCTTTGGTAACAGCAATTGGAGTTGCTGAAATGTTTAAAGCTGCCAATAATGAAATGACCAGGATAGGTTCAATGCAACCGGTATTTGTAGCAGGAGTTTTCTATTATGTAATGAATTTAATTATAGCCAAGCTTTTTGAATTTGCAGAGAAAAAGCTCAATTACTATAGATAA
- a CDS encoding YkvA family protein — MKIKERAKQLKRDIPVVFLALRKKETPWYAKILAILTVAYALSPIDLIPDFIPILGYLDDVIILPLLIVITLKSVPKEIIEQCRIESQGLWENGKPKKWYYSIPIILIWIIITVLIIKAFI, encoded by the coding sequence ATGAAAATTAAGGAACGAGCAAAACAATTAAAAAGAGATATTCCTGTTGTTTTTCTGGCGCTAAGGAAAAAAGAGACCCCATGGTATGCAAAGATATTGGCTATTTTAACAGTAGCGTATGCTTTATCACCAATTGATTTGATTCCTGATTTTATACCCATACTTGGATACCTTGATGATGTAATAATATTACCGTTATTGATTGTGATTACATTAAAGTCTGTTCCAAAAGAAATAATTGAACAATGCCGTATTGAATCTCAAGGACTTTGGGAAAATGGAAAGCCTAAAAAGTGGTATTACTCAATACCTATAATTCTTATATGGATAATAATCACAGTATTAATAATCAAAGCATTTATATAG
- a CDS encoding amino acid ABC transporter substrate-binding protein: protein MKRKLSIKVLACAMAAALLFAGCGSTDKASSSVADQSWEKVKEAGVLVLGLDDSFPPMGYRDDNNEIVGYDIDLAKEVASRLGVELKLQPINWDSKEQELNTGNIDCVWNGFTMTDDLKKNLLFSDAYMNNQQVLVVMADSKYNSEADLAGKSVALQSDSSAKVALDSKTDFKASLKEVIELDNYTTCLMDLEKGGVDAVVMDEIVARYFIQMKGSKYKVIGNSLAAEEYGIGFRKADVALKTKINDTLKEMAKDGTNAKISDKWFGKDISTIGK, encoded by the coding sequence GTGAAAAGAAAGTTATCAATTAAGGTTTTGGCATGTGCAATGGCTGCAGCATTATTATTTGCAGGTTGCGGAAGTACAGATAAGGCATCAAGTTCAGTTGCAGATCAATCATGGGAAAAAGTAAAGGAAGCTGGTGTGCTTGTACTTGGCTTAGATGATAGTTTCCCTCCTATGGGTTACAGAGACGATAATAATGAAATTGTAGGATATGATATTGACCTTGCAAAAGAAGTAGCTTCTCGTTTAGGTGTTGAATTAAAACTTCAGCCAATCAACTGGGATTCAAAAGAGCAAGAACTTAATACAGGCAACATTGATTGTGTTTGGAATGGTTTTACTATGACAGATGATTTAAAGAAAAATTTATTATTTTCTGATGCATATATGAATAATCAACAGGTACTTGTTGTAATGGCAGATTCAAAATATAATTCAGAAGCAGACTTGGCAGGCAAATCTGTAGCATTGCAATCAGATTCTAGTGCAAAAGTTGCTTTGGATAGCAAAACAGATTTTAAAGCTTCTTTAAAAGAAGTTATTGAACTGGATAATTACACAACATGTCTTATGGATTTAGAAAAAGGCGGTGTTGATGCGGTAGTTATGGATGAAATCGTAGCTAGATATTTTATTCAAATGAAGGGCTCGAAGTACAAAGTAATTGGAAATAGCCTAGCAGCTGAAGAATATGGAATAGGTTTCAGAAAAGCTGATGTAGCGCTAAAGACAAAGATTAATGATACCCTAAAGGAAATGGCTAAAGACGGTACAAATGCTAAGATATCAGATAAATGGTTTGGTAAGGATATTTCAACAATCGGAAAGTAA
- a CDS encoding alpha/beta fold hydrolase, with protein sequence MTVFIITISVILVFVLIGTIMHATYFKSKMEQIKPYGEMLDVFNKTMHITKMGNGDKTIVLLPGMGVSLPSADFGPLMRKLSEDYTVVCVEYFGVGFSSQTQRERTCQNYVEEIRKVLFNAGIKSPYVLMPHSISSVYSEYYASTYPDEVEAIISLDGTSTAYIGDDMPGFVKSLLGVAKVQQAIGFTSLLAPIATNKTKLLSYGYTEKEISDLIIYAGFPMNDNTLAQITNSTEYIKAAHNLIYPKEKVPFFKIISKQTYETKNSQIKVTPQEYQTQHLERVGAEDNYEILDGSHFIYLNNVDKISELTRQFLNGIN encoded by the coding sequence ATGACAGTTTTCATTATTACAATTTCCGTCATTTTGGTATTCGTGTTAATCGGCACAATTATGCATGCGACTTATTTCAAAAGCAAAATGGAACAAATAAAGCCTTATGGTGAAATGCTTGATGTTTTTAATAAAACTATGCATATTACAAAAATGGGAAACGGTGACAAAACTATTGTCCTGCTTCCGGGAATGGGTGTTTCTCTGCCATCGGCAGATTTCGGGCCTTTAATGCGTAAACTAAGCGAGGATTATACGGTTGTATGCGTAGAGTATTTCGGAGTTGGATTTAGCAGCCAAACACAGCGAGAACGCACCTGTCAGAACTATGTGGAAGAAATACGCAAGGTATTGTTCAATGCTGGGATAAAAAGTCCGTATGTCTTGATGCCACATTCGATATCAAGCGTCTACAGTGAATATTATGCTTCAACATATCCCGATGAAGTGGAAGCAATCATATCGCTTGATGGTACTTCAACTGCCTATATCGGCGATGATATGCCCGGTTTTGTAAAATCTCTTCTCGGCGTTGCAAAGGTTCAGCAAGCTATAGGATTTACATCTCTTCTTGCCCCAATTGCCACAAATAAAACCAAGCTTCTTTCATATGGATATACTGAAAAAGAAATCAGCGATCTGATCATTTACGCCGGATTTCCTATGAATGACAACACTTTGGCTCAGATAACCAATTCCACAGAATATATCAAGGCGGCACACAACCTAATATATCCCAAAGAGAAGGTTCCGTTTTTTAAGATTATTTCAAAGCAGACTTACGAAACGAAAAACAGTCAGATTAAAGTCACTCCACAAGAGTATCAGACACAACATCTTGAACGTGTTGGAGCTGAGGATAACTATGAAATTCTGGATGGATCACACTTTATATACCTGAACAACGTCGATAAAATTTCTGAGCTAACCCGACAGTTTCTTAATGGAATTAACTGA
- a CDS encoding AAA family ATPase translates to MKRQPIGVDDFKKIVENDLYFVDKSLFIKEIIDDSSEVVLIARPRRFGKTLNMSLLRYFFEKTEEDTSFLFKEYKIWQQGEAYINEQGKYPVITLTFKNVKMSDWNINLALIKNAISSEFIRHSYILKSNAIEGKDKETFEKIYNGKAQTEDYINSLELLSKALYNYHKQKPYILLDEYDTFLNEAYIHGHWVEAIEFMKAFMNSGFKNNLYLQKGILTGIFRVAKESIFSDMNNLNVSTILSDSYSEYFGFTHEEVEEVLKYYKIEESMDKVAQWYDGYLFGKKRQTVIYNPWSIIMYINKGHLEPYWINTSGNAIIRKLATEGDNKIQLSIKDIIEGGTIENVKIDENIIYSQIDKSDKSIWSFMLMSGYLKPIKLNLKEDGVYCTLKVPNKEVHYFFRNMMQDWFDETIKGGSVEQMIKSLLTGDIDTFYEIFAYTVMNTLSYNDLREDNSESFYHAFVLGMLVYIDKEYDIKSNRESGFGRYDVMIIPKDKSKKGIIIEFKKASQLKNESIDQALNMALKQIEEKRYDCELKSLGINDIVKLGIAFKGKEVKIASV, encoded by the coding sequence ATGAAGCGTCAACCAATTGGTGTAGATGATTTTAAAAAGATTGTAGAAAATGATCTCTATTTTGTTGATAAATCATTATTTATAAAAGAGATAATTGATGATAGTTCAGAGGTGGTTCTGATTGCACGCCCGAGAAGATTTGGAAAGACCTTGAATATGTCACTTTTACGATACTTTTTTGAAAAGACTGAAGAGGATACAAGCTTTCTCTTTAAAGAATACAAGATATGGCAGCAGGGTGAGGCATATATTAATGAGCAAGGAAAGTATCCGGTAATTACATTGACTTTTAAGAATGTAAAAATGAGCGACTGGAATATTAATCTGGCTTTGATCAAAAACGCGATTTCATCAGAGTTTATAAGGCATTCCTACATACTTAAATCAAATGCAATTGAAGGAAAAGATAAAGAGACTTTCGAGAAGATATATAATGGTAAAGCTCAAACCGAGGATTACATAAATAGTTTGGAGCTTCTGTCAAAGGCGTTATACAACTATCATAAGCAGAAGCCTTATATATTACTGGATGAGTACGATACTTTTTTAAATGAAGCCTATATACATGGACACTGGGTAGAGGCAATAGAATTTATGAAGGCTTTTATGAATTCCGGGTTTAAGAACAATCTCTACCTTCAGAAAGGCATTCTGACGGGTATTTTCAGAGTGGCTAAAGAAAGTATCTTTAGTGATATGAATAATTTAAATGTAAGCACTATATTAAGTGACAGCTACAGTGAGTATTTTGGCTTTACCCATGAAGAAGTTGAGGAAGTATTAAAATATTACAAAATTGAAGAAAGCATGGACAAAGTAGCCCAGTGGTATGATGGTTATCTTTTTGGTAAAAAGAGGCAGACAGTAATATATAATCCATGGTCAATTATAATGTATATCAACAAAGGCCATTTAGAGCCCTATTGGATAAACACAAGCGGAAATGCAATAATAAGGAAGCTTGCTACGGAAGGCGATAATAAGATACAGCTGAGCATAAAGGATATAATTGAAGGCGGTACAATTGAGAATGTAAAAATAGACGAAAATATCATTTACAGTCAGATTGATAAATCTGATAAAAGCATATGGTCGTTTATGCTTATGAGCGGTTATCTTAAACCTATAAAACTGAACTTAAAAGAAGATGGCGTTTATTGCACTTTAAAAGTTCCAAACAAAGAAGTTCACTACTTTTTCAGAAACATGATGCAGGACTGGTTTGATGAAACCATAAAGGGCGGAAGTGTTGAGCAGATGATTAAAAGTTTGCTCACAGGTGACATAGATACCTTTTATGAAATATTTGCATATACCGTTATGAATACTTTAAGCTATAATGATTTGCGTGAGGATAATTCGGAAAGCTTTTATCATGCGTTTGTATTGGGAATGCTTGTCTATATTGATAAGGAATACGATATTAAGTCTAACAGAGAATCCGGATTTGGAAGATATGATGTGATGATTATCCCAAAAGATAAGAGCAAAAAAGGAATAATTATCGAGTTTAAAAAGGCTAGCCAGCTGAAAAATGAGTCAATAGATCAAGCGCTGAATATGGCATTAAAGCAGATAGAAGAAAAGAGATACGATTGTGAACTCAAGTCTCTTGGTATAAATGATATTGTTAAACTGGGAATTGCCTTTAAAGGTAAAGAGGTCAAAATAGCCTCAGTATAG
- a CDS encoding RNA polymerase sigma factor, whose amino-acid sequence MDPIETAVHGVKNGETRLFEVVIENFQQKLFHYCYHMLGNTHEAEDAVQDSFIKAFEKIGSYKSSISFSAWLYKITYNRCINILRRKKLMSFLPFSDEICIDSTGIETGLEKSELGVELINALNKVTPVDKSILILKILEEKSFEEISKILDIKPATLRKKYERARKKLKSILISQKGGIVNEGFTIN is encoded by the coding sequence TTGGATCCCATAGAAACTGCAGTTCATGGAGTTAAAAACGGAGAAACCAGGCTATTTGAAGTTGTAATTGAAAATTTCCAGCAAAAACTGTTTCACTACTGCTATCATATGTTGGGAAATACACACGAAGCGGAAGATGCCGTACAGGATTCATTTATAAAGGCTTTTGAGAAAATAGGGAGTTACAAGAGCTCAATATCATTTTCAGCATGGCTTTATAAAATTACATACAATCGTTGTATAAATATTCTGCGAAGGAAAAAACTCATGAGTTTTTTGCCGTTTTCAGATGAAATATGTATTGATAGCACAGGTATTGAAACAGGTTTGGAAAAAAGTGAATTGGGTGTCGAGTTGATTAATGCATTAAACAAAGTAACACCCGTTGATAAGAGTATACTTATATTAAAAATACTTGAAGAAAAGAGTTTTGAAGAGATTAGCAAAATTCTAGATATAAAGCCGGCTACTCTTCGCAAAAAATATGAAAGAGCCAGAAAGAAGCTTAAATCAATTCTAATTTCTCAAAAAGGAGGTATAGTAAATGAAGGATTCACAATCAATTGA
- a CDS encoding amino acid ABC transporter ATP-binding protein, translating into MKMIEASDICKSFDGNTVLKGISFEVNKGEVVAIIGPSGSGKSTLLRCITLLEKIDSGKITVENEIMVSTNEAGRAIYADKNKLRKIRLKLGLVFQNFNLFPHFNVIRNITEAPVNVAGINKEEAKKSAQELLVKMGLEDKANAYPCNLSGGQCQRVAIARALALNPDVLFFDEPTSALDPELTMEVLKVIRNLAQEHMTMVVVTHEMGFAREVADRVIFMDNGVIVEEGTPEEVFSNPSNERTRAFIKGFDK; encoded by the coding sequence ATGAAAATGATAGAAGCATCAGATATATGCAAGAGTTTTGATGGAAATACCGTATTAAAGGGAATATCCTTTGAAGTAAATAAGGGTGAAGTAGTTGCCATAATTGGTCCATCTGGTTCAGGGAAAAGTACACTTCTGAGATGCATAACTCTGCTTGAAAAGATTGATTCAGGCAAAATTACAGTTGAAAATGAAATAATGGTTTCAACAAATGAAGCAGGAAGAGCGATTTATGCTGATAAGAATAAGTTAAGAAAAATCCGTTTGAAGCTAGGGCTGGTTTTTCAAAATTTTAATTTGTTTCCTCATTTTAATGTTATAAGAAATATAACTGAAGCACCTGTAAATGTTGCGGGAATTAACAAAGAAGAAGCTAAAAAATCTGCTCAAGAGCTTTTGGTTAAGATGGGTCTTGAGGATAAAGCAAATGCCTATCCCTGCAATCTGTCAGGTGGACAGTGTCAAAGGGTTGCTATAGCAAGGGCTCTGGCATTAAATCCAGATGTTCTGTTCTTTGATGAGCCTACATCTGCACTGGACCCTGAGCTGACTATGGAGGTTTTGAAGGTAATAAGAAATCTTGCCCAGGAGCACATGACTATGGTAGTTGTAACTCATGAAATGGGCTTTGCCAGAGAAGTAGCTGATAGAGTTATTTTTATGGATAATGGTGTTATAGTAGAAGAGGGCACACCTGAGGAGGTTTTCTCCAATCCTTCTAACGAGAGAACAAGGGCTTTTATCAAGGGGTTTGATAAATAG